A window of Syngnathus typhle isolate RoL2023-S1 ecotype Sweden linkage group LG9, RoL_Styp_1.0, whole genome shotgun sequence genomic DNA:
ataagtcgccccccccaccccacccaaactatgaaaaaaaacacgacttatagtccgaaaaatacggtatgtattgAGCAAGTAATGAGTAACTTCTGGTTTCTGTAATGATGTTTTTTTCCGGGAGCGGGTTATTAGCCCACAGCCCAACCCCCAACTTGGAGGGCCAGTGGAGGACAGCAGGAATTGACTCCATCACAGCCAAATTATTAAAAGCAGATGTAGAGTTTTCAGCAATGAAAGTACATCAACTGTTACAGAAAGCATGGAAACATGAGAAGATTCGAACAAAGTGGAAGAGAGGACTAATCATCAAACTAGCAAAGAAGGGAAATCTCAAAGAATGCAAAAACTCAAGTGGCATAATCCTGCTCTCTGGTCAGGATTATAATAGATCGAATAAAGAATGGAATTGATTGCAGGCTGAGAAAGGAACAAGCAGGTTACAGGACAGGTAGGGGAACAACAGAGCAAATCTTCATACTGAGAAACATAATCGaacaggtaaatgaatggcaagCAACACTATACTTAAACTTCGTAGACTTTGAAAAAGCCTTCGACTCTGTAAATCACGAAAGCCTGTGGATCATCATAAAGTATTTCatctccgtggatggaagtcggggccCGGCGCTCGgctgggtggctgtccggggacggtggatgaggctcggacatggcttttacgcacgcccggtcctactctaccgagctctctttcacctccatggatagaagtcgggggctggcgctcggcccggtggctgtccggggacggtggatggggatCGGacgtggcttttacgcacgcccggtcctattctctggagctctcttccacctccgtggctggaagtgccacctccgagGATGGAAGTCCaagccgccacacgcctggaagtttgttttgttaaataaagagccgtttaccaaacccacgtctttccttggactttgttaacgctacaatataattatatactagatctgtggaataacgacgatgctgacgtcagggcgcacacgcgcggcgttgttgacaaaggacgaggaatttgatcaatggatttaatgatttggagtgacacagatggtttgataatattattgcttatataatagttatttgatatctaatttatatattgttatatgggccagctcagtggcctagtggtagagtgtccgccctggtagagactggaaggttgtgggttcaaaccctggccgggtcataccaaagactatgaaaatgggacccattgcctccctgcttggcactcagcattaagggttggaattggggggttagatcaccaaatgattcccgagcgcggcaccactgctgctcactgctcccctcccccccacgggatggattaaaatcacatggggatgggttaaatgcagaggacaattttcaccacacccagatgtgtgtgtgacgatcattgggactttaacttttaactttaattgtggaatattttgaagtgcaagcgccgtcagctgcaCGCACCCGGCTGGTATTGTTGATATAAAgtacgatcaatggatttaatgatttggagtgacacaaatggtttgataacaaTATTGctcatataatagttatttgatatatgatttatatatcgttatatgggcctgtggaatattttgaagtgcaaccgccgtcagcggtGCGCATTTATGTTAATATAAAGGACGATCTAtgtatttaatgaattggagtgacacaggtggttttataaacatgttatttatgcaacagttatttgaataactctgaatgttacgtcatgcccgttctcagctcttcgtttgtcacgttagcatacctatcatttagtctgttgttgctcattcatgtctgttattggtgttggattttgtccaatgaatttcccccaaaatgcgacttatactccgaagcgactaaatgtgttctttttcacgttattgtgcattttatggctaatgcgacctatattccggagggacttttagtccgaaagaTACGGTAAAAAAATCTGGAGCTCCAATGACATCTTAAGAAGAACCAAGCTAAAGCTTTATAAGACGCTAGTAGTGCCAGTATGGTATGGATGCGAAACGTGGAAAATGAATAAAGGGAACAGCAAGGGAATTAATGTGTTCCACAACCAATGCCTACGAAGAATACTCTGCATACATTGGCAAGACCACATCAGCACTAAAGACCTATTACAGCGAGCAGAAATGGAGCCATTGAGTGAAGAAGTTAGGATGCGCTAGATGGAAAATGATTGGACACATGCTACGGCAGGACCACAACAATGACTGCAACACAGCCATGACCTGGGTACcagaaggaaaaagaaagaaaggaagaccGAAGACCACCTGGAGGCGTACTGTCGAGAAAGAAAGGATAGAAGCAGGATGGAAGTCATCGTCTGAAGCGAGGACTGCAGCAGCTGACCGTGACAAGTGGAAGCGGTCTGTGAAGGCTTATGTGCCACAAAGCACAAAgtgaatagatagatagaatgaGTAACTATAGCCAATTTATTTTATAAAGTAATGTATCCTTATATAtactagagagagagagagagagagagagagagagagagagagagagagagagagagagagagagagagagagagagagagagagagagagagagagagagagagagagagagagagagagagaaatgagTAAATATAACCAATTTATTTTATAAAGTAACATTTCCAAAACTGTATACAGGTCTTTGGAATATGGGTGGAAGGTGGAATACAAGAAGAAAGGCACAAGCAAAAATTATCTGTCTActgacagcatttttttttattctattttgccCCAGAAAATGCCCAGTTAAGAAACAATGGTCCATGGTCACTGTGAACATGTCTACAACTACACATACATAGACGTTGTTTAATATAAATTCAAGTACTTTTCAAAGCAACATGCTGCTGTATCATGATATCTTAAATGGCATCATGTGTTGTATACATTTGCACCTACTccatatgtgtcaaactcacggcccgcgggccacatccggcccggcaTGCAATTACAtccggcccgcgagatcattttattttattgttactaatggcccggcgatatgaagcgatgataacacaataaactacagatcccataatgcagtgcttcagGTCAAGTGCTTGCTGCTGCaggttattgcgaagctaggcCCTCATGATGCCGAGGAGAAAAGTCGATGCTGAaaacagagcctttaaaaaccgacgggaggttgagtatatgtttactgacattgccggtaagcccgtttgtctcatttgtGGGGCTAacgtggctgtattgaaagagtttaatctaagacggcactatgaaacaaaacatctggacaatctgaaagacctgaatgcagagcagaagctacagaaggtagaagagttaaagaagaagctgacattccagcagacgtttttcacccgtgcaaaatcacaaagtgaagctgctgtgaaagcgagtttcatcgtggcagaggagatcgccaaagccgGCCGGCCATTTACAGAGGGAGACTTTCTGAAGAGCTGCATGGTCAAGGTGTGCGACATCATATGTCCAGACAAAAAGCAGATGCTGGCAAATGTAAGCCTGAGTAGAAATACGGTTGCTGATCGAGTTTGTGAGATGGCCACTGATTTAAGAACACAGTTGCGTAAAAGAAGCAAAGACTTTATTGCATACTCTCTTGCTGTGGAGGAAAGTACTGACATGACTGACACTGCAGAGCTAGCCATCTTCATCCGTGGGGTGGACTCCGATTTGTGTGTTACTGAGGAAATATTGGACATTAAACCGATGCACGGAACAACAACCGGAAAGGACATTTTTGAAAACGTATGTCAAAGTGTAACCGACATGAAACTGCCCTGGGACAAACTTATTAGTCTTACAACTGATGGAGCACCGGCTATGTGCGGTGAGAAAAGTGGACTAGTAGGAAGGATGCGAGAGTTAACAACATACCACTGCATCATACACCAGGAAGCAGTGTGTGGCAAAGTCCTGAAGATGGACCATGTAATGAGCACTGTAACACAAACCGTAAACTTTATCCAAAGTAGAGGTTTAAATCACCGGCAATTTCAGTCCTTTATGCGGAGTATAGATTCAGAGTTTGCCGACATTCCTTATCGTACAGAGGTGCGTTGACTAAGTCGGGGGAAAGTTCTCAACAGAGTTTTTGAGCTCAGCAACAAAATCTGTCAATTCATGGACAGTAGAGGCAAAGACTCCACCGTTTTACGGGATGAAAAGTGGAAATGTTTGTTGGCGTTTCTAGCCGACATAACCGCACATCTCAATGCCTTAAACCTCCAGCTCCAGGGACGTGACCGCATGATCACTGACATGTATGACGCAGTGAAGGCATTTCGAGTGAAGCTGATTTTATGGGTGACACAAATGCTTCAGTGCATCTTGTCCCACTTTCCCTGTTGCCAAGTAATGCTGAACCAAGTCGGCACAACGGTGTTCCCAAATACGCACTTTGCTGTTAAACTGAGCGCACTGCGCACGGAGTTCGCACGGCGCTTTGGTGATTTcgaggaacaaaaaaataatttcgaATTGTTTCGCAACCCATTTGCCGTCGACGTGGAATCTGCACCTGTTCAGATTCAGATGGAGCTGATTGAGCTGCAGTGTAATGGGACGCTAAAGTTAAAGTACGACACTGCAGGGCCCACAGACtttattcactccattcccgCAGCAATGTCCCAACTCCGTCTACATGTGGCTCGAACCTTGTGCATGTTTGGTAGCACATATCTGTGTGAGAAGCTGTTCTCAGTGTTGATGACAAACAAAACAGCACACAGGAGTCGTCTCAATGATGAGCACCTTCAGTCCATCCTGAGAGTTTCCACAACACGGGACCTCAcaccaaacataaaccaacttgTTGCCAAAAAAAGATGCCAATCATCCGGCTCTGATAAAATGGCATAGGAGCAAAGAAAACTGAATGTTTTGATTCATtctttgttattgctgaaaagcacaaattgtttttatatttccagtttttttttttttttgcagcatgttcatatttctatcttgtataattttgacaggagatatttttatggagagtaaaatcatttgggatcattaaaatttaggtttttttatttaaaatgacataaaagcaaagaaaatcaaacgttttgatttattaatttaatgtttacttgaagtacaagcattgtcaccattttaatttatttttcaggCGTTTTTTCTGCAGCATGTTCCAATTTCTAACTTGTATAATTTTAACTGGATATATTTTTATGGAGATCAATATTTTAAGTTATTTAAAGTTTAAGTTTATTTATTCCAGAATAACATtcctgtatttatatttatgttaaaagttagttttagtgtgttcaataaatgtttgttctGTTCGGCCCGCGAcctgaagtgtgttttgaattttggccccctgtgcaattgagtttgacacccctgcactagcaTATACATGGGTGTGCCATTTCCATAATCCAATTTATATCAAAAGGCACAATTTATTACCCATTTATTCTCTTCTTATACAGTCTTGCAACCTTGTTCTCCCCTAGGCCATGATGACGAATGAAAAAACAGAAGGGATTAGGTTACCAGGAAATTGAAAAGGTGCAAAAGCACACAGAGATAAAGGGTTTCTGTGGTTTAAATCACACATACAGATGAGGATAGCATGTGTTTAAGACATGAGAAGGCCAGAGTATAGTTTGATCGAATGTGGTGTGCGATACCTGGAGATGAATGAGTGTGCCATGTATTTATTGTAGGAAGTTAAAATGATTACTGCATATATTAAGGAACAGGAGTATATAGtatacaaagtcaaagtcaaaagtcaaagtctgctttattgtcaacatcttcacatgccgagacacacaaagacatcgaaattacgttttccctatcccacggtgacaagacatattacacgatagacacacaagtaaacaacgcaatataaaaaacaagaaggcacaaacaataaataagagtaacaataaacaataaataaatagataacacaatgaataaaagccagtgtgcatacagatagtaaaagtacaggacgctacgcagaagggggaagcaagttcaggatcctgactgcctggagtatgaagctgtttgagagtctggtggtgtgggagcgcaggcttctgtacctcttcccagagggcagaagctcgaacaaagagtgagcggggtgactcacatcactcacaatcgtggtcgccttgcgggtgagatgggaggtgtaaatgtccttcaaggaggggagcgaagcaccaataatcttaccagccgtgttcactatgcgctgcagggccttcaagttgtagtcagtgcagccgccaccccaaacagcaatacagctggagaggacgctctcaatggtgccgcggtaaaatgtagtcatgacggccggaggggcgctcgctcgcctgagtttccgcaggaagtacaggcggcgctgggcttactttgtcagtgatgcggtgttggtggaccaggagagatcctcactgatgtgcacccccaggaacttggcgctgctcactctctccaccacagcaccgtcgatggtcagcggcaggtgttgggtgtgacccttccggaagtccacaacaatctccttggtcttgtcgacgttcagcaggaggttgttgtccctgcaccacgtggtcagaaggtcaacctccagcctgtattgagtctcgtctcccttggtgatgagacccaccagagtcgtgtcgtcagcaaacttcactatacggttgtcgctgtaggttgcagtgcagtcatgcgtcaggagggtgaagagcagcggactgaggacacagccttggggggccctcgtgctcagcgtgatgctggcggagattttgtcgccaacacgtactacctgtggcctctgacagaggaagtccggtagccagttgcagaggtaggtactgaggcccagcgtgtcaagtttgctgatgaggcgttgtggcacaatggtgttgaaggcagaactgaagtccacaaacagaaatctcacatacgagtcccttctctccaggtgggtgagggccgagtggaaggcagagcagatggcatcctcagaggaccgtttggctcggtacgcaaactggaaggggtcaatggtgggggggagaacggatcggatgtgctccatgacaagccgctcaaagcacttcatgatgatgggcgtaagtgccacggggcggtagtcattgaagcaggacggagcgggtttcttcggcacaggtacgatggtggcagctttgaaacatgacgggacgatggcctgctgcagggaagtgttaaagatgtctgtgaagacatccgtcagctcaccagcgcagtccttcagcgcacgacccgagatgttgtcagggcccgccgccttacggatgttgatagcggcaagcgccctcctcacgctgtcgacggagaggcacaggggcaaattccacctccacgagatttccccccttgtacaatggcccggtccgcccgatagcacgctagccgctccagatgtacagcagagtccggaatgttgacagtcaaccaagtctccgtgaacacgagcacacagcagtcgcgcactgtccggtttgcagatcgcagcaagcgaatgtaatccattttgttgtccagcgagcgaacattcgccagaagaatggagggcacggccgggcgagcagggttggccgccagcctggcccggacgcccccgcgtttgcccctcttcagcctcctcgcacaccgctttcgacgcttcccaaccgggggaggaatagcagacgagcccggcgacgcttcaggacgtagcaggccgagctcctttaatgttcccgcatcaaagtccataactcgacaaaactcgctttggccgatgtcaagcagaacctgcctgccgtacttgtagtacgactcagtacgacgagacgaacaaaaaaaactgccggacaaacactcattagacggacaaaacaccgtttgggcgggacagagagaggtcgctgcgtatgcacgcgccgccatcttgaagatCTATACAGTGAGAAAGGATTTTTTCCACCACAATGCATATTGAAATAAGAGTCACAatcctttttttaaatcaagatgGTGCTACCAGGTGGCGACAGATTACTGGAATTTTTAATGGTATTGTAAAAGATTTTGATTCTGAGTTTGTCTGGAGCAAGTGTGGGCAATTAGAGTACAAAACCTATTCAGTTCAAAGTCATGAATGACCTCTGAATTGTAGCCAACTCCTTACACCTCCCCTCCTGAATATACGCTTCTCCATCGGTATCTCACACTGTCCTTGGATGTTTCCACTCACACACGAAAGACAGCACTTAGTTAGCTCAGTTGGTCCTCACAAGGCCACCTATTCTTGCTCTATGAACACAAACCAAATGTATTTTCTGATTaaggtaaaagaaaaaactaaTTTTGCTTAAATCATATCCAAGCTGTTCAACAATGTGATAGCAAGAAAAAATGTAGTATatgtaatataataaaatatagtttattgttgtattttgctgatctttttttcttaaaactaaaaatacatttagtcGGATCTTTTAATGTCATGCTGTAATAGCCTTAAAATTTCTCTTGTGTTTGCGATCATAAGTACATATTTGAGGTATGTAACAAAACACTGTGtcaaaataggaaaaaaacgCAATACAAGTGAATTGAAGAACTTATTTTGATAAGATTCAAAATGTCTTCATATACTATATAGGGtagttcttttgttcagacaaatacatttcttttAGCTGTTTCCTGATGACAGTTTCGACTGTGTCTCCAGTCTTCttcagattcaagattcaagagttttttattcgccatgtttgagcgtgccaaacaaggaatttgacttcggtagaaacacaccctctgttcaacatttaggtgactaacaacattcaggacatgtgaataatggcaaaaacagtgtagacaaattcaaaaaggtgtgaggagcaggatgttattgcacagtaatgtctctgagactctatgagtggtgtgagttactcagagcaacagcctgggggaagaagctgtctctgtgtctgctggttttggcgtaccgagctctataacgccgtccgcaggggagtagttcaaacagactgcaacctgggtgagaagggtctgtagagatgttccttgcccgattcctggtcctggacaggtacaagtcttggatagatgggaggttgattccaatgatcttttctgcagttctgattgtccgttgtagtctgtgcttgtcttgtttggaggccgatccaaaccagacagtgatggaggtgcagaggacagactggatgatggcagtgtagaaggtcttcagaagctctcgcggcaggttgaacttcttgagctgtctcaggaagtacagcctctgctgggccttcttccggacagagtctatgtggccggtccatttcaggtcccgagagattgtggttcccaggaacttgaaggtgtctgtggaaagaatagtattactgcggatagtgaggggtaaaagtggtgaagggtctcgcctgaaatccactgtcatctccacggtcttgagcgggttcagctccagatggttttgactgcaccagtggaccagccgctccacctcctgtctgtacgcagtctcatcaccgtcctggatcagtccgatgagagtggtgtcgtctgcatacttcaggagcttcacaggagagtcacctgaggagaaatcattggtgtagagggagaagagcagtggggagaggacgcacccctgaggggctccagtgttggtggtccgggtgtcagatgtgatgccccccagcctcacacgctgtctcctgttggtcaggaagctggtgatccactgacaggtggaggcaggcaccgcaagctggatgagcttctgttggaggatgtcaggggcgatggtgttgaacgccgagctgaagtccacgaacaggatcctggcgtacgttcctggggtgtccaggtggtgcaggatgtagtgcagtcccatgttgaccgcatcatccactgacctgtttgcccggtaggcaaactggagggggtcaagcagggggcccgtgacctccttcaggtggttcagcactaacctctcgaacgatttcatgaccacagatgtcagtgcgacgggtctatagtcattcagacctgtgatggcgggcttcttggctactggaacgatggtggagctcttgaagcacgagggcacctcacacagctccagagaacggttgaagatccgtgcaaaggtgggcgccagctgctcagcgcagactttcaagcaggaaggtgacacgccgtctgggcccggtgccttcctggtcttttgtctccggaacatctggcgcacttcctcctcgcggacctggagtgcgggcgcggcctctgcaagagagtgagtgggtgacaacgatgatagaggtgtggacagagcagttgtggggagaggcgagtatgtagattgtgttgcaggaggtcccgttgtgtgggaggaccgatcaaacctgcagtagaacttgtttagctggttagcaagccttgggctctctacaggacgggtggttcgtttcttgtagcccgtgatgctctgcagacctttccacaccgttgagggatcaggattggcagagaggtgtctcttcgggttctccccgtaacacctcctggctttcctgacctctcggttcagcgtgtttctggtctgcctgaacagctcgcggtcgccgctcctgtaggcttcctccttgactttgcgcagcctcctgaggttcggtgtaaaccaaggtttgtcgttgttgtacgtgcagaaggtcttagtctgcacacacagatcctcacaaaaactgatgtatgatgtgacagtgtcagtgagttcatgcaagtctgaagttgcagcttcgaaagctccccaatcggtgcagtcaaagcaggcttggaggtcctgccttgactccactgtccacttcctcacagtcctcaccacaggcttagaagtttttagtttctgcctgtaggccgggatcagatgaactagacagtggtccgatagtcctaaagctgcacgagccgcagagtggtatgcatccttgatcacggtgtagcagtggtccagagtctgtgcccctctggtgggacacgttacgtgctgtctgtatctggggagttcgtgtgcgaggttcgccctgttaagatcacctagaacaatgattagtgagtttggtagaagtttctccatgtctgttacctggtcagccagcatctgcgtggcttcactcgcacgtgcgtgtggtggaatgtaaacag
This region includes:
- the LOC133160147 gene encoding general transcription factor II-I repeat domain-containing protein 2A-like — protein: MMPRRKVDAENRAFKNRREVEYMFTDIAGKPVCLICGANVAVLKEFNLRRHYETKHLDNLKDLNAEQKLQKVEELKKKLTFQQTFFTRAKSQSEAAVKASFIVAEEIAKAGRPFTEGDFLKSCMVKVCDIICPDKKQMLANVSLSRNTVADRVCEMATDLRTQLRKRSKDFIAYSLAVEESTDMTDTAELAIFIRGVDSDLCVTEEILDIKPMHGTTTGKDIFENVCQSVTDMKLPWDKLISLTTDGAPAMCGEKSGLVGRMRELTTYHCIIHQEAVCGKVLKMDHVMSTVTQTVNFIQSRGLNHRQFQSFMRSIDSEFADIPYRTEVR